The following DNA comes from Oceanococcus atlanticus.
GGGTGGCCAGAATGCTCATGGGTGACTCCTTGGGGATTCGTGTGATGAGCCAATTCTGCGACAATTTGCGGATGTCTGATACACACACCCAAGGCATCCGGATTGTGGTCGCACCGGAATATTTGCCGCAGCAGTCCGACCCTGACAGCCAGCGCTACCTGTTCGCCTACCACATTGAAATCCACAATGAAGGCGAGCATACGGTGCAGTTGCTCGACCGCCACTGGCGCATCACCAACGGCCGTGGCGAGGTCGAACTGGTCAACGGCGAAGGTGTGGTCGGCCTGCAACCGGTGATCCATCCGCAGGAAAGTTTTCGCTACAGCTCGGGCTGCCCGCTGGACACCCCGGTGGGCACCATGGAAGGCCACTACACCATGCAGCGCAGCGACGGCGAGCGTTTCGATGCCGCCATTGGGGTGTTCCGGCTGGTCTTGCCGGGCAGCCTGCACTAGCGCCGGCCCCTACTCTGGAGTGACACCATGAACACACAACAAGACGCCATTGAAGCAGCCGCCTTTCGCCGCCTGCTCAAGCACCTGGATGAACGCAAGGATGTGCAGAACATCGACCTCATGAATCTGGCCGGTTTCTGCCGCAACTGTCTATCACGCTGGTATGCCGAAGAGGCCGCGCAGCGTGGTGTCGAGATCGACAAGGACAGCGCAAGAGCGCACATTTACGGCATGCCATATGACGCGTGGAAGGCCAACTACCAGAAATAAACGGCCACCACAGACCATCACATCAGGGGGAGATGATGAAAAAACTACCGCTCACAGATGCGGCCTGGCTGATGCTGGAAAACCGCGAGCGGCCGATGCACGTTGGCGGCTTGCAGCTGTTCGAATACCCGGCCGATGCACCGGCGGATTTTCTCAACGGGATCGCCGAAGAGTTTCGTGCGGGCACGCTGGTCAAGAAACCGTTCAATCAGCGCCTGCGCAATCCGTACAGCCGCACCGGCAGCTTTCAATGGATTGAAGACGCCCAGTTCGACCTGGACTACCACTTCCGCCACTCCGCGCTACCCAATCCAGGGCGCGTACGTGAGCTGCTGATCCTGGTCTCGCGGCTGCACAGCACCCTGCTCGACCGACATCGCCCACTGTGGGAGTCGCATCTGATCGAAGGGCTGGAAGGCAACCGTTTCGCCATTTACACCAAGATTCACCATTCGGTCGTGGACGGCGTGGCGGCCATGAACCTGGCCATGAACTCGTTCACCAACGACCCCAGCATCCGCGACCTGCCGCCGCCCTGGGCCCGCAGCCGCAAGGATCTGCGCATCAGCCGCGAATTCAGCACGCGCGATGCACTGGATGCCAGTATTCAGCATGCCGGCTCACGCGCACGCGGCATCACCGGCGTGGTCAAAGCCCTGCGCGATCAATACAAGCAGGCCAAGATTCACGAATCCGAAGTCGTGCCCTATCAGGCGCCGCCGTCGATACTCAATCAGGCTATTACCGGCTCGCGCCGCTTCTCCGCGCAGTCGTTCCCGCTGGCCCGCATCAAAGCCGTGGCCAAAGCGCTGGACGGCACGCTCAACGACGTGGTCATGGCCATGTGCGCCAGCGCACTGCGCACCTACCTGATCAGCCAGCACGCCCTGCCGGACAAGCCGCTGATTTCCATCGTGCCGGTTTCTGTGCGCCCCAAGGGCGAGGAGAGCACCGGCAACGCCATCGGTTTTCTGCTCTGCAACCTGGCCACCAACCTGGGTGACCCGGCCGACCGCTTCACCCGCATCCAGGATTCCATGCGTCGTGGCAAGGCTCGCCTGTCACAACTCAGCCGCGAGCAGATCATCAACTACGCGCTAGCACTGACCAGCCCCATGGTGCTGGGGCAACTGGTGGGTATCAAGGGTGATCGACGGCCGATGTACAACATCACCATTTCCAACGTGCCAGGCCCGCGCGAAACCCTGTACTGGAATGGTTGCCGCATGACCGGCCTGTATCCGGCATCGCTGATGCTTGATGGCCAGGCGCTCAACATCACCATGGTGTCATACGCGGATTCGATGGAGTTCGGCATCACCGCCTGCCGCAAATCTCTGCCCAGCGCCCAGCGTCTGCTCGATTATCTCGAAGAAGCGCTGGATGAACTCGCCCAGATCGCCGGCCTCTAACGAGGCTATTTGTAGACCTACCGAGACCCTCGCCCATGCACCTTAAATCCTTGTGCATCGCCTTGCTGCTGCCGATGGCAGCGGCGGCCGCAGAGTCCGGCATCGTGCTGGACAATTTCGATCACAGCGTGCGTCCGCAGGACGATTTCTACCGTCACGTGAACGGCCAGTGGCTCAAGACCACAACGATTCCGGCAGACAAATCCAACTACAGCAGTTTCAGCGAGCTGAGCGACCGCACCGAAAAACAGTTGCTTGAAATTATCCGCGAAGCCGCTGCGCATGGCGGCGCAGGAGAAGCCCAGCAGGTCGGTGACCTGTATGCCAGCTTCATGGACGAAGCTGCTGTTCAGGACGCGGGCCTTGGGCCCCTGCAAGCTTATCTGTTCGAAATCGAAAAACTGAGCAGCCGCGAGCAGATTCCCACGCTGATGGGCACGTTGGAATGGATCGGTGCGGCCAGCCTGATCGAAACCGGCGTCTACGCCGACGCCAAAAACCCCGGCTTCAACACCGCTTATCTGGTTCAGGGGGGGCTGGGCTTGCCAGACCGTGAGTACTACCTCTCGGACAGTGACAAGTTCAAATCGGTGCGCAAAGCCTACGAGGACTACATCACACGTGTGCTCGGCCTGGCCGGCACGATTGAGGCCCGCAAGCATGCCCGCGCCATCCTTGCGTTGGAAACCCGCGTCGCCGAAAAGCACTGGACCAAAGTGGAAAACCGCGACGCGCAGAAAACCTACAACCGGCGCGATGTTGAAACCATCAACAGCAACACACCGGGCTTTGATCTGGCGGCATGGCTGGCCACCTTCGGGGTCAAAGACCTGGAAACCGTGGTCATCCAGCAGCCCAGCTACTTTGAGGCGCTGGGCTCACTGATCGACAGCGCCAGCCTGGAAACCTGGCGCGAGTACTTTCGTCTGCGCCTGATTGATGCCTACGCGCCATTTCTTAGCGAAGACTTTGTTGCCGCCCACTTCCAGCTGCACGGCCGCACCATACTGGGCATCGACAGCAACAAGCCGCGCTGGAAACGCGGGGTCGATCTGGTCGAAGACAAACTCGGGGAAGCCCTGGGCAAAATCTACGTCGAGAAGCACTTCCCGGCCCGCGCCAAAGTGCGCATGGGTGAGATGGTCGACAACCTGATCGAGGCTTATCGTCAGAGCATCAACCAGCTTGAGTGGATGGGTGAAGACACCCGCCAGCAGGCGCTCGACAAGCTCGACAGCTTCACCCCGAAAATTGGTTATCCGGATCGCTGGCGCGACTATTCCGCACTAACCATCGAGGCCGACGATCTGGTCGGCAACGTGATCCGCGCCAATCTGTTCACCAACCAGTACTACGTCAACAAGCTGGGCAAGCCGGTCGATCCAACCGAATGGTTTATGACCCCGCAGACGGTCAACGCCTACTACAACCCGGTGGCCAACGAGATCGTTTTTCCCGCCGCCATTTTGCAGCCGCCGTTCTTTAATCTGGAGGCGGACGATGCGGTCAATTACGGCGGCATTGGCGCGGTGATCGGTCACGAAATTGGCCACGGCTTCGACGATCAGGGCAGTCGATTCGATGGCCAGGGGCGCCTGCGTAACTGGTGGACCGACGAAGACCGCAACAACTTCGAGGCCCGCACGCATCAGCTGATCACCCAGTACAACGCCTATTCACCACTGCCGGGCTACACCGTCAACGGCGAGCTGACCATCGGCGAGAACATCGGTGATCTGGGCGGCCTGTCGATTGCGGCCAAGGCCTATCATTTGTCGCTCAAAGGCAAGCCTGCACCGGTGCTGGATGGTTACAGTGGCGACCAGCGGCTGCTCATTGGCTGGGCCCAGATCTGGCGTCGCCTGTATCGCGAGGATGCGCTGATCAACCGCCTCAAAACCGACCCGCACTCGCCGGGCGAGTACCGCTGCAATGGCATTGTCTCCAATGTGCCCGAGTTCTACCAGGCCTTCGAGGTCAAACCTGGCGACGCCATGTACCTGCCGCCGGACAAGCGGGTTCAGATCTGGTAGCTAAAACGGGCTAGCGCTTGCGGCACAGCGTCAGCCCGTCGGCAATCGGCACCAGGCTGAGTTCGATGCGTTTGTCTGCAGCAACATGCAGATTGAACGCGCGGATAGCCTTGGTGCCGTTTTCCTGATCCTGCGGGTCGATCACCCGCCCAGACCACAAGGTGTTGTCCACGGCAATCAATCCGCCAGGACGTAGTAGCTGCAGGCAGGCTTCGTAGTAGTCGATGTAGCCGCGCTTGTCGGCATCGATGAAAGCGAAATCGTAGGTCTCGGCCTCACCGGCATCCAGCCTTTGCGTCAGCGTCTCAAGCGCTGGCGCGATCTGCAGATCAATCTTGTGGTCCACGCCGGCGCGCTGCCAGTAACGCCGCGCGATATCGGTCCAGTCCTGACGAATATCACAGGCCAGCAGATAACCGTCGTCGGGCAGGGCCTGCGCCACACTCAAACTGCTGTAGCCGGTAAACACGCCGACCTCGATGCAGCGCCGGAAACCACCAACCCGAACCAGCAAGGCCATCAGCTGGCCCTGCTCCGGAGCAATCTGCATCCGGGCCATCGGATTGCTGGCCGTTTCAGCGCGTAAATCGCGCAAGACCTCGTGGTCGCGCAAACTCACCGACAGCAAATAGTCATAGAGTCCCTGGGACAGGGAAAAACTGCGATTGGTCATAGGTCACACCACGGCAAAGTGTCTGTGCAAGTTTAAGACCGTCGTACCCAGATGAGCCAAATTCCGCGTAGAATAAGGCCGTGGGGAAGTCACTGGACCATCTTGGCGTGTTGAAATCTGTACTCAATAGCTCCTATATTCCGAGCGCGGAAGGGGCACGACAGCGGATAAGATTCCTCGATGCCCAGATTCATGTTTTTCAAAGCAATTCACCAAATTCTTAACCGGGAGCTTCAACATGGGTAAACAAGGACTGATTGCCGGAACGGCTCTTGCACTGGCGGTAGGCGGTCAAGCCTTCGCACAGGACAGCGAGGACCGAGCCACATACATCACCATTCTGGGCACCTATTCCCAGATCGACGAGGACCGCAGTGCCCTGGGCAACATCGATGATGCGATGGGTGTTCAGTTCATTATCGGTCAGCAGCGCGCCAGCGGCCTGGGCTTCGAAGCCACGCTGTTCGGTGACGTCATCGAAACCGGTTCCGGCAACGGCACCGACTACTACCGTCCGGGCCTGGGTCTGGACCTGTTCTATGCCTTTGGCGATCGCAAGGGTTTCACCCCGTTCGTTCTGGTCGGCGCGGGTGGCACCTACAACGACGTGTTCCCGGATAGCGAAGACGACTACGACTGGTACGGCAACGCCGGCCTCGGTCTGGTCACCGGCCCGCTGAACAAGTACGACCTCAAGCTACGTGCTGAAGTGCGTTACATCTACGACAACTTCCAGGATGGCTACGACGACTACCGCGCCGGCCTGGGTCTGGAAATCCCGCTGTACGGCGAGCCGAAGACCATCGAGAAGATCGTTGAGAAGGTCAAAGTTGTTGAAGTTGCAGGCGAAGGCCTGGGCGATGCAGACGGCGACGGCATTGTTGACGGCAAAGACCAGTGCCCCAACACGCCAGCCGGCACCCGTGTTGATGGCGACGGCTGCCCGCTGGGTGACGTGGTTGCCTTGAACGGCGTGACCTTCGAAACCGATTCCAACCGCCTGCGTCCGGACGCGGTCACCATTCTCGACGAAGTCGCTGAAGTGCTGAACCGTTACCCGGAAATGCTGGTGGAAGTGGCCGGTCACACCGACAGCGTGGGCGCTGACGCCTACAACCAGCAGCTCTCCCAGCGTCGTGCCGAAGCTGTGGTTGAGTACCTGGTGGGTAAAGGTATCGCCGCAGACCGCATGACCGCTATGGGTTATGGCGAGTCCGAGCCGGTTGACAGCAACGACACCAAGGACGGCCGCGAGCGCAACCGTCGCGTGGAACTGCGCATCAAAAACTAAAGCGTCGTTCTGACACACAAAAAACCCCGGCATTGCCGGGGTTTTTTTATGCCCGAAGTACAGGCTCAGATTTTGAGCAGGCGGCGTTGCTAAGCTAACCCCATGCCCAGTGATTTGACTCTCACCGCCAGCGAAACTCAGGCCCGCGCCCTGCGCCGCAGCCACAATCTGCGTGCCCGCGATCACGGCGCCACAGTGTGGCTCGCTCCACAGATTCTGAGCCTGGATCAATATCTAAGACAGCGCTGGCTCGCCAGCTGGCCCGCTGAACAACTGCTCTCAGCCAGCCAGGAGCTGTGCCTTTGGCACGATGCCGTTGATGTCAGCCTGCGTGCAGATTCAACGCAAGAGGCGCCATTGATCGGTCAGCGAACACTGGCTCGCCAGTTCATGCAAACCGCACTGCTCGCCTCACGATGGAGCATAGACCCAACCCAGGGGCCGCTCTGGACAGCCGAACAGAAACTGTTCCGTGCGGCTTTTCTGTACGTTGAGGCGCAGCTCAAAGCGCGCAGCGCCATCAGTCTGCGTCAGCTACCTCAGGCCTTCATCGATGGACTGAACAACGCCACGATCGATGCACCACCGCAACTGGATTGGCGGCCACTCCCTGGCGTTCCACTGCCCTACCAGGGCCATGTGCTGCACGCCTTACGCGAGCGCGGCTGCACCATCCAAACAACGGCACCGCAAACCTCCGCCCCACCGGCGCTGCAATGCATGACCAGCGCGGATGATGAAGCCATGTGGCTGTCGCTGGGCCAGCGCCTGCTGCAACGCCTGGGTGATAATCCACAGCAGACATTGCTGGTCGCTGTTCCGCGACTGGACGA
Coding sequences within:
- a CDS encoding class I SAM-dependent methyltransferase — translated: MTNRSFSLSQGLYDYLLSVSLRDHEVLRDLRAETASNPMARMQIAPEQGQLMALLVRVGGFRRCIEVGVFTGYSSLSVAQALPDDGYLLACDIRQDWTDIARRYWQRAGVDHKIDLQIAPALETLTQRLDAGEAETYDFAFIDADKRGYIDYYEACLQLLRPGGLIAVDNTLWSGRVIDPQDQENGTKAIRAFNLHVAADKRIELSLVPIADGLTLCRKR
- a CDS encoding DUF1244 domain-containing protein, with the protein product MNTQQDAIEAAAFRRLLKHLDERKDVQNIDLMNLAGFCRNCLSRWYAEEAAQRGVEIDKDSARAHIYGMPYDAWKANYQK
- the apaG gene encoding Co2+/Mg2+ efflux protein ApaG — translated: MSQFCDNLRMSDTHTQGIRIVVAPEYLPQQSDPDSQRYLFAYHIEIHNEGEHTVQLLDRHWRITNGRGEVELVNGEGVVGLQPVIHPQESFRYSSGCPLDTPVGTMEGHYTMQRSDGERFDAAIGVFRLVLPGSLH
- a CDS encoding OmpA family protein, translated to MGKQGLIAGTALALAVGGQAFAQDSEDRATYITILGTYSQIDEDRSALGNIDDAMGVQFIIGQQRASGLGFEATLFGDVIETGSGNGTDYYRPGLGLDLFYAFGDRKGFTPFVLVGAGGTYNDVFPDSEDDYDWYGNAGLGLVTGPLNKYDLKLRAEVRYIYDNFQDGYDDYRAGLGLEIPLYGEPKTIEKIVEKVKVVEVAGEGLGDADGDGIVDGKDQCPNTPAGTRVDGDGCPLGDVVALNGVTFETDSNRLRPDAVTILDEVAEVLNRYPEMLVEVAGHTDSVGADAYNQQLSQRRAEAVVEYLVGKGIAADRMTAMGYGESEPVDSNDTKDGRERNRRVELRIKN
- a CDS encoding WS/DGAT/MGAT family O-acyltransferase, with translation MKKLPLTDAAWLMLENRERPMHVGGLQLFEYPADAPADFLNGIAEEFRAGTLVKKPFNQRLRNPYSRTGSFQWIEDAQFDLDYHFRHSALPNPGRVRELLILVSRLHSTLLDRHRPLWESHLIEGLEGNRFAIYTKIHHSVVDGVAAMNLAMNSFTNDPSIRDLPPPWARSRKDLRISREFSTRDALDASIQHAGSRARGITGVVKALRDQYKQAKIHESEVVPYQAPPSILNQAITGSRRFSAQSFPLARIKAVAKALDGTLNDVVMAMCASALRTYLISQHALPDKPLISIVPVSVRPKGEESTGNAIGFLLCNLATNLGDPADRFTRIQDSMRRGKARLSQLSREQIINYALALTSPMVLGQLVGIKGDRRPMYNITISNVPGPRETLYWNGCRMTGLYPASLMLDGQALNITMVSYADSMEFGITACRKSLPSAQRLLDYLEEALDELAQIAGL
- a CDS encoding M13 family metallopeptidase, with amino-acid sequence MHLKSLCIALLLPMAAAAAESGIVLDNFDHSVRPQDDFYRHVNGQWLKTTTIPADKSNYSSFSELSDRTEKQLLEIIREAAAHGGAGEAQQVGDLYASFMDEAAVQDAGLGPLQAYLFEIEKLSSREQIPTLMGTLEWIGAASLIETGVYADAKNPGFNTAYLVQGGLGLPDREYYLSDSDKFKSVRKAYEDYITRVLGLAGTIEARKHARAILALETRVAEKHWTKVENRDAQKTYNRRDVETINSNTPGFDLAAWLATFGVKDLETVVIQQPSYFEALGSLIDSASLETWREYFRLRLIDAYAPFLSEDFVAAHFQLHGRTILGIDSNKPRWKRGVDLVEDKLGEALGKIYVEKHFPARAKVRMGEMVDNLIEAYRQSINQLEWMGEDTRQQALDKLDSFTPKIGYPDRWRDYSALTIEADDLVGNVIRANLFTNQYYVNKLGKPVDPTEWFMTPQTVNAYYNPVANEIVFPAAILQPPFFNLEADDAVNYGGIGAVIGHEIGHGFDDQGSRFDGQGRLRNWWTDEDRNNFEARTHQLITQYNAYSPLPGYTVNGELTIGENIGDLGGLSIAAKAYHLSLKGKPAPVLDGYSGDQRLLIGWAQIWRRLYREDALINRLKTDPHSPGEYRCNGIVSNVPEFYQAFEVKPGDAMYLPPDKRVQIW